One part of the bacterium genome encodes these proteins:
- the fabZ gene encoding 3-hydroxyacyl-ACP dehydratase FabZ encodes MISEEIYQAIPHRHPFLFVDTICELSQDRIKTTKRVRPEDPFFQGHYPGNPIMPGVLICESIFQTGAILIAKKTGAAAGQGVPVLTRIQDAKFRSMIKPDDLMETEVEMVETLGSVYFLKGKVAVSGKTVVTARFSCTLVHDKGESE; translated from the coding sequence ATGATTTCCGAAGAGATTTACCAGGCTATTCCCCACCGCCATCCTTTTTTGTTTGTGGATACCATTTGCGAGCTTTCTCAGGACCGGATCAAGACCACAAAAAGGGTGCGGCCTGAAGATCCCTTTTTTCAAGGCCACTATCCTGGCAATCCTATAATGCCGGGTGTCTTGATCTGTGAATCCATCTTTCAAACCGGCGCCATTCTGATCGCCAAAAAAACCGGCGCTGCCGCAGGCCAGGGTGTGCCGGTGCTGACCAGAATCCAGGATGCCAAATTCCGGAGCATGATCAAGCCCGACGATTTGATGGAAACTGAAGTCGAAATGGTCGAAACTCTCGGCAGTGTGTATTTTCTCAAAGGAAAGGTGGCTGTTTCGGGAAAGACGGTCGTGACCGCCAGGTTTTCCTGTACATTGGTTCACGACAAGGGAGAGAGTGAATGA
- the fabG gene encoding 3-oxoacyl-ACP reductase FabG, whose protein sequence is MFDFSGQIVVISGATRGIGKSIAESFLHSGARIVGIYHANQAAAGQFLDENRQFSPSIDLQSMDVADYGQVEKFYHYLEARYQSFQVLVNNAGIRKDAVLGMMKESDWKAVIEVNLSGAYHMCKFAVRNFMNQQYGRIINITSPSGKFGFAGQANYAASKAGLVALTRVLSKEVATRGITVNCVSPGFIDTEFIQDLSEERRRAYREEIPLKRFGTPREVAQAVLFLASKEASYITGATLEVTGGL, encoded by the coding sequence ATGTTCGATTTTTCAGGACAGATTGTGGTAATTTCCGGTGCTACGAGGGGGATCGGCAAGAGCATAGCTGAATCTTTTTTGCATTCCGGAGCACGCATTGTGGGTATCTATCATGCCAATCAGGCCGCAGCCGGACAATTTCTGGATGAGAACCGGCAATTCTCTCCCAGTATCGACTTACAGTCGATGGATGTGGCGGATTATGGCCAGGTGGAGAAATTTTATCACTATCTGGAGGCCAGATACCAGAGCTTCCAGGTGCTGGTCAACAATGCCGGAATCCGCAAGGATGCGGTGTTAGGCATGATGAAAGAATCCGACTGGAAAGCGGTGATTGAGGTTAATCTTTCGGGCGCTTATCATATGTGCAAATTTGCGGTGCGCAATTTCATGAACCAGCAGTATGGAAGGATAATCAACATTACCTCTCCCAGCGGAAAGTTCGGGTTTGCCGGTCAGGCCAACTACGCAGCCTCCAAGGCCGGTCTGGTAGCCCTGACCAGGGTGCTGTCCAAAGAAGTAGCTACCCGGGGTATTACTGTAAATTGTGTTTCTCCAGGATTCATTGATACGGAATTCATTCAGGACCTTTCGGAGGAAAGGCGGCGGGCTTACCGGGAAGAGATACCTCTGAAGCGTTTCGGTACTCCCCGGGAAGTGGCCCAGGCTGTATTATTTCTGGCCTCAAAGGAGGCATCCTACATTACCGGAGCAACTCTTGAAGTGACTGGAGGATTGTAA
- a CDS encoding 2-isopropylmalate synthase has product MDAKDQKEKIFILDTTLRDGEQATGNYLVPSEKLDAARQLSRLKVDILEVGSPASSPLDFESVRLISQEIEGPIICGLSRAVPEDIDRCGQALAAARKKRIHTGIGVSDIHIERKLNKSKDEVLKIAVEAVKHARQHTEDVAFYAEDATRADQEFLFTILQAVIEAGAATVNIPDTIGYAIPQAYGDLIASIRERVPNINQAVISVHCHNDLGLAVANSLAGLISGARQVECSINGIGPRAGNASLEEVVLGIMTRKDYFRFQLQIQTKELYRTSRTMAHIFGIMVPRNKPIVGSNALASNFGVHINGALRERLSYETINPEDIGFPQSRVILTARTGRHGLKHRLKELGYPPFSQERLEKVYGRFMEVADRKQMIYDEDLVSIMENEIPNMPEKYTLAFLQVINGTHAIPTATVKIKKQEDGAEETIVMESALGDGPVDAAYKAIDKAINFPVKLEDYSVHAVTSGAAAMAEVLVSISKDGKKVLGHGSSTDIIEASVRAYLNGINKLVDKAVEGK; this is encoded by the coding sequence ATGGACGCGAAAGACCAGAAGGAAAAGATATTTATCTTAGATACGACGTTGAGAGATGGGGAGCAGGCAACTGGAAACTACTTGGTTCCTTCAGAAAAACTGGACGCAGCCAGGCAACTTTCCCGACTGAAAGTGGACATTCTCGAAGTGGGTTCACCCGCATCATCTCCCCTGGATTTCGAGTCGGTTCGACTGATCTCTCAGGAAATCGAAGGTCCGATTATCTGCGGCCTCAGCCGTGCCGTGCCTGAAGACATCGACCGTTGCGGTCAGGCACTGGCTGCCGCCAGGAAAAAGCGGATACATACTGGCATCGGGGTTTCCGACATTCATATCGAACGGAAGCTGAACAAGAGCAAAGACGAAGTCCTGAAGATAGCTGTCGAGGCAGTAAAACATGCCAGACAGCACACGGAAGATGTGGCATTTTATGCTGAAGATGCCACCCGCGCTGACCAGGAGTTTTTGTTTACCATTCTGCAGGCAGTAATCGAGGCCGGGGCTGCGACCGTCAACATTCCCGATACTATCGGCTATGCCATCCCCCAGGCATATGGCGACCTGATAGCCAGCATCAGGGAAAGAGTTCCAAATATCAACCAGGCCGTTATCAGTGTCCATTGCCATAACGATCTTGGACTGGCCGTGGCAAACAGCCTGGCTGGACTCATCAGCGGTGCCCGTCAGGTGGAATGTTCAATCAATGGCATTGGTCCGCGGGCCGGGAATGCTTCTCTGGAAGAAGTAGTGCTGGGAATCATGACCAGAAAGGATTACTTCCGTTTTCAGCTTCAGATACAAACCAAAGAGCTGTACAGAACCAGCCGCACGATGGCGCATATTTTCGGCATCATGGTGCCCCGCAACAAACCGATTGTGGGGAGTAATGCACTGGCCAGCAATTTCGGAGTTCACATCAATGGAGCGCTCAGGGAGCGTCTTTCCTACGAAACCATTAATCCTGAAGATATCGGCTTTCCCCAGAGCCGGGTCATTCTGACCGCCAGAACGGGAAGGCACGGACTGAAACACCGGCTCAAGGAATTAGGGTATCCGCCATTCTCCCAGGAGAGGCTGGAAAAGGTTTATGGGAGATTCATGGAGGTTGCCGACAGAAAGCAGATGATTTACGACGAGGATCTGGTCTCGATCATGGAGAACGAGATCCCCAATATGCCTGAAAAATACACCCTGGCCTTCTTACAGGTTATAAATGGAACCCATGCAATTCCTACCGCGACCGTGAAAATTAAAAAACAGGAAGATGGGGCGGAAGAGACTATTGTTATGGAATCCGCCCTGGGTGATGGTCCTGTAGATGCTGCATACAAGGCGATCGATAAAGCCATTAATTTCCCGGTTAAACTTGAAGACTATTCCGTCCATGCCGTTACCTCCGGAGCAGCGGCTATGGCCGAGGTGCTGGTCAGTATATCCAAAGATGGGAAAAAGGTCCTGGGACACGGATCATCCACGGATATCATCGAAGCCAGCGTCCGCGCTTACCTGAACGGCATCAACAAGCTCGTGGACAAGGCAGTGGAGGGAAAGTAA
- a CDS encoding nucleotidyltransferase domain-containing protein, giving the protein MRREKINAPSASPDPDILNEIVRRIVAAVHPVKVVLFGSASRGQMGPDSDLDFLVVMPDGVHRRQTAHTIYRSLSGVGVAKDIVVVTESDIRNYGNNASLVIYPALREGKELYRATG; this is encoded by the coding sequence ATGAGGAGAGAAAAGATTAACGCCCCAAGCGCAAGTCCTGATCCTGATATCCTGAACGAAATCGTCAGGAGGATAGTTGCAGCAGTCCATCCGGTAAAGGTAGTGCTTTTCGGGTCCGCCAGCCGGGGACAGATGGGGCCGGACAGTGACCTGGATTTCCTGGTAGTGATGCCTGACGGTGTGCACCGCCGCCAGACAGCCCACACGATCTATCGCAGTCTTTCGGGCGTCGGTGTTGCCAAGGATATCGTGGTGGTAACGGAAAGCGACATCCGCAATTATGGGAATAATGCGTCTTTGGTAATATATCCGGCATTGAGAGAGGGAAAGGAGCTGTATCGTGCCACAGGATAG
- a CDS encoding 4'-phosphopantetheinyl transferase superfamily protein gives MGIPALYPVILSVSYPDPDMLSGREKVDLLRKTARQALALSAQKSGVTLGPLSKDERGAPLPVNGIYWSLSHKSRCVAAVVSGERIGIDVEEFLPRRHKDLFASLATADEWRLSPDADWNLFFRYWTAKEAATKATGAGLRDLRVCKVAAIPDERHLTLHYEHRIWNIEHYWYQNHIISLVADDRPVVWTIA, from the coding sequence GTGGGTATTCCAGCTCTGTATCCCGTCATTCTATCGGTTTCCTATCCTGATCCGGATATGCTATCCGGTCGGGAGAAAGTCGATCTCCTCCGGAAAACCGCCCGGCAGGCCCTGGCCCTCAGTGCCCAAAAAAGCGGAGTGACCTTGGGGCCTCTTTCCAAGGATGAGCGGGGTGCTCCTCTGCCTGTCAATGGTATCTACTGGTCTTTATCTCACAAAAGCCGCTGTGTAGCCGCGGTGGTCAGTGGGGAAAGAATCGGCATTGATGTGGAGGAGTTTCTGCCCCGCAGGCACAAGGACCTTTTCGCCAGCCTGGCGACTGCCGATGAATGGCGGCTTTCTCCAGATGCCGACTGGAACCTGTTTTTTCGCTACTGGACAGCCAAAGAGGCAGCGACGAAAGCTACGGGAGCGGGACTCAGGGATTTGCGGGTCTGTAAGGTAGCTGCTATCCCGGACGAGAGACATCTTACGTTGCATTATGAACATCGAATCTGGAATATTGAGCACTATTGGTACCAAAATCACATCATTTCTCTTGTTGCCGATGACCGGCCTGTTGTATGGACGATAGCGTAA
- a CDS encoding SDR family oxidoreductase: protein MSFLDLEGKKILVFGVANRKSVAFHVGQVLKEVGAEVLYAVKTREIQEIARKFLPAGSPIYVCNVEKEGDIERLANEIKRDHSTLAGLVHSIAFANYSAGAKPFHETIKEDFLQAVDISCYSLIHIARTFSSLLEREASVVTLSISTTRMAAESYGYMGPIKAALDSTICFLAKSFSSFSRIRFNAVGAGLLKTSASAGIPEYIDYYLFAEQLTLRKKALATREVANVVAFLLSSRSSGINAQTLVVDAGMSINYFDKSIVRKAIRNLS, encoded by the coding sequence ATGAGTTTTCTCGACCTGGAAGGAAAGAAAATTCTGGTATTCGGAGTGGCCAACCGCAAAAGTGTGGCCTTCCATGTGGGCCAGGTGCTGAAAGAGGTCGGAGCTGAAGTCCTCTACGCGGTTAAAACCCGTGAAATCCAGGAAATTGCCCGGAAATTCCTCCCGGCAGGCAGCCCGATCTATGTCTGTAATGTGGAAAAAGAGGGAGATATCGAACGGCTGGCTAATGAGATCAAGCGGGACCATTCCACCCTGGCCGGTCTGGTTCACTCCATCGCCTTTGCCAATTACAGCGCAGGTGCAAAACCCTTTCATGAGACAATAAAAGAAGACTTTTTACAGGCAGTGGATATTTCCTGCTATTCTTTGATTCACATCGCCAGGACCTTCAGTTCTCTTCTGGAGCGGGAGGCTTCGGTAGTGACATTGTCCATTTCAACCACCCGTATGGCTGCGGAAAGTTACGGCTACATGGGACCGATCAAAGCGGCCCTGGATTCCACGATCTGCTTTCTGGCCAAATCATTCAGCAGCTTCTCCCGGATCAGATTCAATGCCGTGGGCGCCGGGCTCCTGAAAACCTCCGCTTCAGCCGGGATTCCTGAATATATCGACTACTATCTCTTTGCCGAACAGTTGACTCTGCGAAAAAAAGCCCTGGCTACCCGCGAGGTGGCCAATGTGGTGGCCTTTCTCCTGAGCAGCCGGTCAAGTGGGATCAATGCCCAGACCCTGGTTGTCGATGCAGGCATGTCGATAAACTATTTTGACAAGAGTATCGTTCGAAAAGCCATTCGGAATCTTTCGTGA
- a CDS encoding HEPN domain-containing protein: MPQDRPIPGSASDWLARAKGDMALARGPLPEGAFLEDLCFHAQQAAEKATKALYIHHGIVFRYTHDLDELFAGLKKRGIRIPDAVEDSILLTGYAWEARYPGVTEPVTEEEYRKAVRLAEEVIVWAEKELVGARGSSNTAGG, translated from the coding sequence GTGCCACAGGATAGGCCTATACCAGGGTCGGCATCCGATTGGCTGGCTCGCGCAAAAGGGGATATGGCCCTCGCCAGGGGCCCTCTTCCGGAGGGTGCCTTTTTGGAAGATCTGTGCTTTCATGCGCAGCAGGCGGCGGAAAAAGCAACCAAGGCCCTCTACATCCATCACGGCATTGTTTTCCGCTACACTCATGATTTGGATGAGCTCTTCGCCGGTCTCAAGAAACGGGGAATAAGGATACCTGATGCAGTGGAAGATTCTATTCTGCTGACGGGTTACGCCTGGGAAGCCCGATATCCGGGAGTCACTGAGCCAGTTACCGAGGAAGAATACCGGAAAGCTGTTCGGCTGGCAGAGGAGGTCATCGTATGGGCTGAAAAGGAGTTGGTGGGGGCACGGGGGAGCAGCAACACCGCAGGCGGTTGA
- a CDS encoding FAD-dependent oxidoreductase: MNSLDRKKAEYDVIVIGGGLAGLTGAHRLARCGYSVLLLEQHGKLGGLATWFTRKGGHIFDVSLHGFPVGMIKTCRKYWSPEIARSIVQLKEIRFDNPQFSLTTTFDTGDFTRILKERFGISEEAVCGFFQAVQDMDFYDDQTMTARELFEKFFPGRDDVMRMLMEPITYANGSDLDDPAITYGIVFSNFMSKGVFTFQGGTDRLIRQMQAELESSGVDIGLKCLVEKILVTDRKVAAVKINNGQTIRCKAVLSNANLLSTIHDLVGDEYFSQGFVEQVRKVRVNNSSCQVYLGIRQGESIDYAGDLLFTSESPTFDPKELRSRHTTSRTFSFYYPSIRPGSDRFTIVASTNAHYDDWAALSCAEYQAAKKELIEVTIRCLEKYLPGVRDKIDHAEAATPMTFRRYALHVKGSSFGTKFEGLKVSMDLSRQISGLFHTGSVGIIMSGWLGAANYGVIAAHDVDKYMSSL, translated from the coding sequence ATAAATTCTCTCGATCGTAAGAAGGCAGAATACGACGTTATTGTCATCGGCGGCGGCCTGGCCGGGCTTACCGGCGCTCATCGCCTGGCCAGATGCGGCTATTCCGTGCTGCTCCTGGAGCAGCATGGCAAGCTTGGCGGCCTGGCCACCTGGTTTACCAGAAAGGGGGGACACATCTTCGATGTTTCCCTGCATGGATTTCCGGTCGGCATGATTAAAACCTGCCGCAAGTACTGGTCGCCGGAAATCGCCCGGTCCATTGTCCAGCTCAAGGAAATCCGCTTTGATAACCCTCAGTTTTCCCTCACCACGACCTTCGATACCGGGGATTTTACCCGCATCCTCAAGGAGCGGTTCGGCATCAGCGAAGAAGCGGTTTGCGGGTTTTTCCAGGCTGTTCAGGACATGGATTTTTATGACGATCAGACCATGACCGCCAGGGAATTGTTCGAGAAGTTTTTCCCTGGACGGGATGATGTGATGCGCATGCTGATGGAGCCGATAACCTATGCCAATGGCTCTGACCTCGATGATCCGGCTATTACCTATGGTATTGTGTTTTCGAATTTCATGAGTAAAGGAGTATTTACCTTCCAGGGCGGCACAGACCGGCTGATCAGGCAGATGCAGGCAGAGCTTGAAAGCAGCGGCGTGGATATCGGGTTGAAATGCCTGGTCGAGAAGATCCTGGTCACAGACCGGAAAGTGGCTGCGGTGAAGATAAACAATGGACAGACCATTCGCTGCAAGGCCGTATTATCCAATGCCAATCTGCTGTCCACTATCCATGATCTGGTAGGAGATGAGTACTTTAGCCAGGGATTTGTCGAACAGGTACGGAAAGTGAGGGTCAATAACAGCAGTTGCCAGGTATATCTCGGCATCAGGCAGGGAGAGAGCATCGATTATGCAGGGGATCTGCTCTTTACCTCGGAATCCCCCACATTTGATCCCAAAGAGCTTCGAAGCAGGCATACCACCAGCCGGACCTTTTCCTTCTATTACCCGTCCATCCGGCCCGGTTCCGACCGGTTTACGATCGTGGCTTCAACCAATGCCCATTACGACGACTGGGCGGCTCTGTCTTGCGCGGAATATCAGGCTGCCAAGAAAGAACTGATCGAAGTTACTATCCGCTGTCTGGAAAAGTACCTGCCCGGAGTCCGGGATAAGATCGACCATGCGGAGGCAGCCACTCCCATGACCTTTCGGCGGTATGCACTTCACGTCAAGGGCTCCTCTTTCGGGACCAAATTCGAAGGATTGAAAGTAAGTATGGACCTTTCCCGCCAAATCAGCGGCTTGTTCCACACCGGGTCAGTGGGCATAATCATGTCCGGCTGGCTGGGCGCTGCCAATTACGGAGTGATTGCAGCCCATGATGTGGATAAATATATGAGCAGTTTGTAA
- a CDS encoding tetratricopeptide repeat protein: MSRNEYLLIKSKVNIIRELQRKRKYAEAEKEIQDALQEHPDNGLLLNCLAEVYVRQRNYQEAGLILDQRLRSNPRDFQALALTGELKASQGLYQESLPYFEQALGLKESSYLYSQFVRALNQAGQEEKALNVVNTALEAYPLDAYLLEEKGKILRKLKKFTEAAQVYEKVLKADPDDSFAYKEYIRIKTSGKKNEELIQELKAILKVPSRAGNPHLHTLLGDTYKAERKYEEAAVAYQQALKLSPDNNYVLGHLGFCYSKLQKYAEAQDALHAPFIHDPLNEYVRSAIISAYRHTGNISGLMAVLEEALQKHPKAYPLIGILKKLQKEYEAQGGENEERKD; the protein is encoded by the coding sequence GTGAGCAGAAACGAGTATTTACTCATCAAGTCGAAAGTCAATATTATCCGTGAGCTTCAGCGAAAGCGAAAGTATGCGGAGGCTGAGAAGGAGATACAGGATGCGCTTCAGGAGCACCCGGACAATGGGCTGCTGCTGAATTGCCTGGCCGAAGTATATGTGCGGCAAAGGAATTACCAGGAAGCCGGCCTCATCCTGGATCAGAGGCTGCGGTCCAATCCACGGGATTTTCAGGCCCTGGCCCTGACCGGAGAGCTTAAGGCCAGTCAGGGGCTTTACCAGGAGTCCCTGCCCTACTTCGAGCAGGCCCTTGGCCTGAAAGAGAGCAGCTACCTGTACTCACAGTTCGTGCGGGCACTGAACCAGGCCGGCCAGGAGGAAAAAGCCCTGAATGTGGTCAATACCGCCCTGGAAGCCTATCCTCTGGATGCTTACCTGCTGGAAGAGAAGGGGAAGATACTCAGGAAGCTGAAAAAGTTTACCGAAGCTGCCCAGGTGTACGAAAAGGTTCTCAAGGCTGATCCTGACGACTCCTTTGCCTACAAGGAATATATCCGGATCAAAACCTCCGGCAAAAAAAATGAAGAGCTCATCCAGGAACTGAAAGCCATTTTAAAGGTTCCCAGCCGGGCCGGGAATCCTCACCTGCACACCCTTCTCGGCGATACCTACAAGGCGGAGCGAAAATACGAGGAAGCCGCGGTGGCCTATCAGCAGGCACTGAAACTTTCGCCGGACAACAACTATGTGCTTGGGCACCTCGGCTTTTGCTACTCGAAACTGCAAAAGTATGCCGAAGCGCAGGATGCCCTGCACGCTCCTTTCATCCATGATCCCCTGAATGAATATGTGCGGTCAGCCATCATATCAGCCTACCGGCACACCGGCAATATCTCCGGCCTGATGGCAGTCCTTGAGGAAGCGCTTCAAAAACACCCGAAAGCCTACCCCCTGATCGGCATCCTGAAAAAGCTCCAGAAGGAGTATGAAGCGCAAGGAGGGGAGAATGAGGAGAGAAAAGATTAA